Genomic segment of bacterium:
AAAAAACGCCCTAAGTTCTCTTGTAAGATAAAATATTTCACGGCCCCATGAAATCGCAGTTCTAAGAGAGTAAACCAGGGAATAATAATTAGTCCGGCAGTTAGACTTAGAAGTGGCCAGTGTATTCGTCTGAGAACCGAGTAATCAGACCGTATAAAAAACCAAAGCCCCAAGATCATCATTAGTAGTGCGGCAATCAAAGGTCCCTTAGTTAAAAAACCCAAGCCCGTAAATAATCCGAGCAAGGCACTAAGAGTTTTTTCAAGATGACTTGGAGTTTTAATTTGTAGCAAAGTAAAGAGGATCAAACTCGCGCTAAAATAAAAGAATGTTAGCAACATATCAATTTGGCAAGCGCGGCTAAATCCATAGAATAATCCCATTGAAGATAAGATTATCACGCTACGCATTGCAGTTTGCCGATCGCAATAAGACTTAACAGTCACAAAGGTAACCAATAGCGTAAGCGCTGTAACTAAAATACTTGGTAGGCGGCTTGTAAAATTCGAGAATCCAAAGGCTTCATAGTAGAATGAGTTCAGCCAGAAAAAAAGCGGTGGCTTTGCTAAAAAAGGCTCAACTTTGCCGTGTGGTGAAATGATCTGCGGAAGCACATAGTCATTACTCTCAGACATCAATTTTGAAACGAGCGCATAGCGACTTTCACTCGGGTCGAGCAAGGGCCAAAGTGCAGCGATAATTAGATGGCTAATAAAAATAGCAACTAATAATAGTGCAAGATTATAATTACGAAAAAATTTAATGGGCCCTAGTAACAAAAGTTCACCGGAGTTGATTCAAGCATAAAGTTATTGATTGATAGCTCTACGATAACTGTTCATCAGACGCCACTCAGGAGATTTGTATTCAAAGTAGCTGTAGCGATGAAAAATATCAGACTTCAATCTGTAGTTTTGCACTTAAGTTGCAATTAAACGTGAGAGATAACGCGCGATTACATCGATCTCGATATTTACAAAGTCACCAAGCCGTAGCTCAGACAATGTTGTTTCTCGGAAAGTATGTGGAATAATATAAACGGAAAAACGATCTGTGCCGACATTTCCAATCGTCAAACTAATCCCATCGATTGCAATTGATCCTTTAGTGGCG
This window contains:
- a CDS encoding glycosyltransferase family 39 protein gives rise to the protein MLLGPIKFFRNYNLALLLVAIFISHLIIAALWPLLDPSESRYALVSKLMSESNDYVLPQIISPHGKVEPFLAKPPLFFWLNSFYYEAFGFSNFTSRLPSILVTALTLLVTFVTVKSYCDRQTAMRSVIILSSMGLFYGFSRACQIDMLLTFFYFSASLILFTLLQIKTPSHLEKTLSALLGLFTGLGFLTKGPLIAALLMMILGLWFFIRSDYSVLRRIHWPLLSLTAGLIIIPWFTLLELRFHGAVKYFILQENLGRFLNSQYGDRYGTGHPHWYGTIWLYALIASLPWGLIAGIKLIQSMPKWGSVLSLQLLQQLRAQPPFITFCVICAIVPLCFFTFSRNILIAYVLPGIPALAVLLALSLEHLSRRQFFYFASSSVSALLIFSLLALPHLNSAASLETAMLRIHEYAAKNSPGGRIELNFPFGSPASVHLQNSYVLESSFDEIISETVASHPEYVLVKQRDRQKLKAMLDTKDRKYTERLLPLFSEGKWSVYQRIWQ